One window from the genome of Nicotiana sylvestris chromosome 9, ASM39365v2, whole genome shotgun sequence encodes:
- the LOC138878754 gene encoding uncharacterized protein, which yields MFFDGAANFKGVGIGAVLVSETSQHYPLSTKLRFPCTNNMAKYEASILGIKLAIDMNVQELLVIGDSDLLIRQVREEWAAKNPKILPYLHHIQELRKRFRKTKFQHIPRVQNEFADALATLSSMIQHLDTNFIDPIQVKIHDQPAYCTHVEEEADGKPWFHDIIKYLIKGEYPELANAT from the coding sequence atgtttttcgatggagccgcaaatttcaaaggagttggcataggagcagtcctggtaTCTGAAACCAGTCAGCATTACCCGTTATccaccaagctcaggttcccgtgcaccaacaacatggccaaaTATGAAGCCTCCATTCTAGGGATTAAACTGGCCATTGATATGAATGTTCAGGAGTTACTAGTAATCGGAGACTCGGATCTACTCATACGTCAagttcgagaagaatgggcagccaagaatcccaagatactcccttatctgcatcacatacaggaattgagaaagaggttcaggaAGACGAAATTCCAGCATATTCCTAGGGTAcaaaatgagttcgccgatgcactggccactttgtcatctatgattcagcatcTAGATACAAACTTTATTGACCCCATCCAGGTCAAGATTCACGACCAACCAGCTTATTGTACTCACGTCGAAGAAGAAGCCGACGggaaaccttggttccacgatatcataAAATACCTCataaaaggagagtacccagagcttgccaATGCTACTTAG
- the LOC138878755 gene encoding uncharacterized protein, which yields MLVYGTDTVIPAEVEIPSLRVIQEAELDDAEWVKSLYEQLALIDGKRMNVVCHLQLYQNRMSRAFNKRVKPRKFTPGQLVLKKIFPYQDEAKAKFSPNWQGPYMVHWVLTGGALILAEMDGEVWTKPINADAVKRYYI from the coding sequence atgttggtttatggtacagacaCGGTCAtccccgctgaggtagaaattccttccttaagggtcatacaagaagcagaattagatgatgcagaatgggtcaAGAGTctctacgagcagttagccctcatagacggaaaaagaatgaatgttgTTTGTCACCTTCAAttatatcagaacagaatgtccagagccttcaacaagagagtcaagccaaggaagtttacaccaggacagctggtgttgaagaagatatttccatatcaagatgaagccaaagcgaaattctctcccaattggcagggtccgtatatGGTGCAttgggttctaacaggaggagcccttattctcgcagaaatggacggagaagtctggacGAAGCCTATCAACGCAGacgcagtgaagcgatactacaTTTGA